From Sphingorhabdus sp. SMR4y:
CGCCGGGCCTGCGGGCTGTCGGTATTTTTGCGGAACTGCAGCGGCGTCACCCCGACCTCGCCCCCGGGGTGCGACGTACGCTGGAGCGCCGGATCCGGGGATGGCGTGCTCTTCATGGTGCGGAATGCGACGTGATATTCCGTCAGGTCCATGAACCGGGCCGCATGGGCCTTTCGGACTTTACGCACATGAACAAGCTGCGTGTCACCGTCGGCGGCGTGCGTCTCAAGCATATGCTCTATCATTTTCGCCTCGCCTGTTCGGGCTTTCAGCACGCCCATGTCATCCTGGGCGGGGAAAGCTTTGTGGCGCTCGCTGAAGGGCTGCAGAACGCTCTGTGGGCCTTGGGAGGAAGTCCTGCCAATCACCGCAGCGACAGCCTCTCGGCGGCCTTCCGTAATCTCGACAAGGACGCGAGTACGGACCTGACGCGGCGCTATGACGCGCTGTGCCAGGACTACGGCATGGAGCCGACGCGCAACAATCGAGGTGTCGCCCATGAGAACGGATCGATCGAGAGCCCCCACGGCCATCTCAAGGCACAGGTCGAGGACGCACTCCTGATGCGGGGGTCGCGCGACTTTGACGATCTCGCCGCCTACCGGTGCTTCATCGACGAACTCGTCGGTCGCAACAATACCCGCAATGCCAAGCGCATTGATGCCGAGCGCCCGGCTCTTCAGCCTCTTCCCCTGCGGCGCAGCAGCGACTTTACCGAGAAGCTTGTCCGGGTCACCACCTCAGGCGGCTTCACGCTTCTCAAGGTATTCTACACCGTCCCGTCCCGATTGATCGGCCATCGCCTGCGAGTCCGGCTGTACGATGCTCGCCTCGATGTGTTTGTCGGCGCGACACAGGTAATGACCGCCGCGCGCGGTCACGCCGAGGCCAATGGGAAGCACGGCCAAATGGTCAATTATCATCACGTCATCCATGCGCTCAGGCGCAAACCCATGGCGCTCATGCGCCTTGTCTACCGCGACAAACTCTTCCCGCGTGCGGCGTATCGCCAGAGCTTCTACTGGCTGCTTGAGCAACACGGCGAGAAGGCCGCATGCCATATGATGGTCGATCTGCTTGGGCTTGCTCATGACCGCGGCTGCGAAGCGGAACTCGCAGCTGTCCTCGACGAGGACCTGGCCGCGCAGCGCATTCCCGACATGGCCGTCTTGCGCAAACGATTTGCGCCCGACCCTGAAAGCCTGCCTGAGGTCTTTGTCCATCTCGCCTCGCTGAGCAGCTACGAAGCGCTGCTCAGCCAGCCCACGCGAGCGGCGGCATGACCCAGAGCATTGACAGCGCCCGGCTGACCCTGCTCCTCAACGAGCTCCGCCTTCCCACCATCAAGGTGAACTGGCCAGACCTTGCCAGGCAGGCCGACAAGGAAGGCTGGCCCGCCGCCCGCTTCCTGGCCACGCTCGCCGAGCATGAAGTCACCCAGCGTGATCTCAGGCGCATTGAGCGCAATCTCAATGAGGCCCGCCTGCTGCCCGGCAAGAGCATCGACAGCTTCGACTTCACGGCCGTCCCGATGGTCTCCAAGGCGCATGTCATGGCCTTGTGCGCTGGCGACGCCTGGCTCGACAAGGGCGCCAATCTGATCCTGATAGGGGGGCCTGGCGGCGGAAAATCGCACTTATCGTCAGCGATCGGGTTCGCCCTTGTCGAGAAAGGATACCGGGTCCTGTTCACCCGAACCTCCGACCTCGTCCAGAAGCTGCAGGTCGCCAGACGGGAGCTGGCACTCGAAGCGGCCATCGCCAAGCTCGACCGCGTGGATTTACTGGTGCTCGACGATTTTGCGTACATCAGCAAGGATCAGGCGGAAACCTCCGTTCTCTTCGAGCTCATCAGTGCCCGCTACGAGCGGCGATCGCTCCTGATTACCGCCAACCAGCCTTTTGGCGACTGGAATCGAATCTTCCCAGACCCCGCCATGACGCTGGCAGCCGTCGATCGCATTGTTCATCACTCGACAATCTTCGAAATGAACGTCGACAGTTACCGAAGGCGCGCCGCTCTCGATCGCAAGCAACACGGCGCTGGCCGACCACCAACACGCGCGACAATCAAGGGCACTCGCGTTGCCTCACCAACAAATGGTACCGAATCCTGAGGCGTTGCCTCATCAAAATGTTGCCGGGCACTCCATGCCCGGCAACGCTCAGTCCAGCAAAATCGGACGAGCTGTCGCGCAGCGACAACCAAACTCAAAATTAATCCTTGTCAGCGACAACCAGGACGAACATCATGGCGACGCCGTTATGACCGATTCTTATCTTGGTTGTCGCGTTGATCATCCTGTTTGTCGCGCTACAATGATCGGGGACAAAGGCTATGACAGCGACGAGTATCGCGCCGCCCTGCAGGCCAAAGGCATCACGCCGTGTATCCCGCCGCGAAAGGGGCGAATATTACCCGCTGACTTCGACAAAACCCTCTACCGGCAGCGTCACAAAATCGAGAATATGTTCGGGCGCCTCAAGGACTGGAGGCGTATCCACACCCGCTATGACCGATGCGCGCACACCTTCATGTCCGCCATCGCTATCGCAGCTACCGTCATCTTCTGGCTCAATTAATGAGTCCTGACCCTAGTCATCTGGAATTGAAGTAAGTATCATTGTATATGCTCTGTTTGAACAGACAGGAGCATTGGTAATGGTAGGCAGGCAGGCGGGTTTGGTCGTATTGAGCGGCGAGGACCGCTTTTTTCTTGAAGGGCAGGTTCGCAGGCACAAGGTGCCGCGCTCGTTGTCGGATCGATGCCGGATGATTCTGCTATGCGCGGAGGGATTGCAGAGCAAGGAAGTTGCGCAACGCCTCGGTGTCCACGAGCACACAGTTGGCAAATGGCGACGGCGGTTTGTACAGGATGGCATTGAAGGGCTGACCGACGAATATCGTTCGGGACGACCACGAACGGTATCAGATGCGCAGGTGGCTCAGGTGATCGAGCGCACGCTGAACAGCACGCCGAAGGATGCCACCCATTGGTCAATCCGCACGATGGCAGCCGAGACCGGGCTGTCGCACACTACCATCCGGCGGATCTGGTCTGCCTTTGGCCTGCAACCGCACCGCTCACAGACGTTCAAACTGTCTACCGACCCTTTGTTCGTCGATAAGGTGCAGGATATTGTCGGCCTCTATTTGTCGCCGCCAAACCGGGCGGTCGTGCTGTGCGTAGACGAAAAATCCCAGATCCAGGCGCTGGACCGTGAGCAACCGGTCTTGCCTATGGCACCCGGTGTGGCCGAACGCAGAACACATACCTACATCCGCAATGGTACGACGTCCTTGTTCGCTGCGCTCGACATCGCCACCGGCGCCGTGATCGGCAAATGCTACAAGCGGCACCGGGCCACCGAGTTCCTCGACTTCCTCAAGAGAATCGACGCCGAGATACCCGAAGGACCGGACATACACCTCGTGATGGACAACTACGCCACCCACAAGACGCCAAAGGTCAAGGCCTGGCTGGCGCGCCGCCCGCATTGGCATGTTCACTTCACGCCGACATCGGCATCCTGGATCAATCAGGTCGAACGCTGGTTTGCAGAGTTGACGCGCAAGCAGTTGCAACGCGGTGTCCATCGATCAACGGCAGAACTCGAAGCCGACATTGTCGCCTTCATCGCAGCACATAATGAAAATCCCAAACCCTACAAATGGGTCAAATCCGCCGACGAAATCCTCGCCGCCGTCAAACGCTTCTGTCAAAAAACAATGAGCCGAACTTCAGATTCAGGTGACTAGGCTATCTGCCGAGTATGCTTTTCCCAATATTTAGCCCTCACATTTTTGCGGAGAACCTTACCAACCGTAGTGGTTGGCAATTCATCCACAAAAGTGACCGTTTTGGGAGCCTTAACCGAACCGATCAGACTTTTTGCATGGTCGATCAGTTCTTGCTCGTGCACTTCCGTCACTCCATTTCGGATGACTTCTGCGTGGACAGCCTCCCCCCATTCTTCGTCAGGGATGCCGACCACGGCTGACATTGTTACACAGGGATGAGAATTAATTGCGGCTTCCACCTCGTTCGCATAGACGTTGAATCCACCTGTGATTATCAGGTCTTTTTTTCGGTCAACCAGATAGCAATATCCAGCTTCATCGGAATAGCCTAGATCGCCAGACTTCCAGTAACCTTGGAAAAATTCTTCCGCTGTTTTTTCTGGATTGCCTTCATAACCCTGGCATGTACCCCGGGACCGGAGATATAATTCGCCAACTTCACCCTGCAGCACGGGGTTGCCGTCATCATCGCAAATGGTCACCTCAACCCCCGCGTTCCGCCGTCCGGCCGATGCCAGCCTCTTTTCCGTCTGCGTATCTCCGACATGTTCTGCCTTGCCCAAAAACAGGGTCGCCACGAGATGTTCGGTGGAACCATATACTTGCATGAAAAGCGGACCAAATTTGGCAACTAATTTCTTGGCCTTGGCCGGACTCATTGGCGCGGCTCCATAGAAAATTGTTTTAAGCGTCGAGAGATCATATCTCTCAGCCTCCGGCATCTCCAGCAAGCGATAAGCGATTGTTGGCACAACAAACGCATGAGTGATCCGTTCTTTTTCAATGTGCTCACACCAGCGCTCCAGATCGGGCTGGTTCATAGTCACCGTACAACCGCCGCGAAACAAGGTTGGCTGCAACATCATACCGCTGGCATGACTCAACGGTGCGATATGGAGCATCCGGCTGTCTGGATCAAAATCATGACCTGGCAATGTTAGAAAGCTCTCTGAACAGGCCATAATATTGTCTGCAGTATATTTTGCGCATTTGCTATCGCCTGTCGTGCCGCCGGTAAAGCGCATCAAAACAATATGCGTTCTATCATCAATTTCTACGTCTGTATTATGTGTTGGAGCCTCTGCCAACAAGCTCGGCAGTTCCAATATACCATCCCTTTTTTCTTCCAGTCGATCAACCACCACCACTTGAATGCCGCGTTGCGTAAGTAGCTCAGCGTGGGTTTCGACTAAGGAATTTTCGATGAAAGCAACTTTAGGACCAGTTATCTCGACCTGTCTCATGTGGGTTTCTAAGCTGTCACGGAAATTACCATGGCAGCAGGTGGCCAAAGCTTTGGCTGCCGACCCCCAATGGAAAAGTGACAGATTGTCATTGTCGAGCAAACAGACGTATCGGTCGCCAGTGCCCAATCCCAACGGACCATGTAAGACGTGAGCAAATCGGTTGGTCAACTCGTGATATTCGCGAAAGGTTAATCGGCGCCCGCGTTCGATATTCACGATCGCTTCGCGATCACCGAATGTGTCGACCAGTCCTTGCATGATCCGGCTGTAGTTGAAAGACCCAGTAGAAAGCGTTTGTGTATTTGATGGAGTGAGTTTCGATTTCATTTCAAAGTTTCCGATGTTATCTGGCCCTCAGGCGCGTTGCAGCATCAAGCCGGATGGTCTCACCGTTTAAATAGGCATTTTCGACGATATACTGGCAACTATGGGCGAATTCACGCATATCGCCAAGCCGCTTGGGCGCCTCCACCATTTCGATGAGTGAAGAAACAATCTTTCCTCCCAATCCCATAATCATGGGCGTCCCGAACAAACCCGGGGCGATAGCATTGACTCGGATACCGTGGGCACCCAGTTCCCGCGCGGCGGGTAAATTGAGGCCAATGACACCGGCCTTGGATGCCGAATAGCCAGCTTGCCCGATCTGGCCTTCATAGGCCGCACCGGAAGAGACATTGATAACGACTCCACGCTCCCCGTCATTTTCTGTAGGGTTTTTGACCATCACAGCAACGCATTTGCTCATGACGTTGAACAAGCCGATAAGGTTGACATTTACCACTTTGGCAAATTTTGAAAGGTCGCAGGCATTGCCTTCGCGGTCGAGAATTTTTGTTGGTGCTGGTATCCCGGCCGCGTTAATGTTGATGTGAATAGTGCCAAATTTTGCAGCGGTCTTTTCGATCGCCTCCTTCGCCTGGGTATCATTAGTTACGTCAACATTATGAAATATGGCGTTTTCCGCCCCCAGTTCTGCACACAGACTCTGGCCTGCTTCCTCGTTCAGATCGAAAAGTGAAACTTTGGCACCATGTTCAACAAAGTATCGTGCAGTAGCGGCGCCGAGACCGGATGCCCCACCCGTAATGACTACTATCTTCCGTTTAAGTTGCATTAGTCATCACCCTCGCTAAATTATCGAAACGGTCCATTTTTATATTTCCACTTGTTTTAGATATAGCACCCGGGAAGTCGAATGCCGACTTTATGACCAATGCCGATTGACACGATCTCGCCGTAGAGCTGGATATTAATTTGCCTTCCCTACCCAGCAATTTAAAATTTTTACCGATTGACATTATCATTAGAGCTTTCGCTGAAATTGTTAGGCGCACTCCAGTTTGCCCGCCTCCAAACTCGATTAAATTTAGGAGCTTTGGCACAAAAAATCTTGGTGTAACATTGGTCAGACTGTGCCAATCTGTCGTCTTCGGGCACGCAACGCTATGCTCATAATTTCAGAACGATATACCCCGACTCCTTGAGTATCCGAAAAAATAGCGGTTGCGTTATAGTCGGGAAGCGATTCTGTATTGGGGCATGATCCGCAGTGGTTTTCTGAGCAAAGCAGAACGGCTTGAGCTACGAGCTCTGGCGCGGGATGGGCTGAGTGAAGCGCGCGCGGCGCGCCGTGCCAATGCGATCATTCTGCTGGACAAGGGATGGAGCTGCCAGGAGGTGGCGGAGGCTTTGTTGATCGACGATGACACGGCTCGCTCCTGGCACAGACTTTATGACGAGCATGGCCTGACCGGCCTTGTGGTCTTCGATGTTGGGGGCAGTCACAGCCGGCTTTCTGCGGAACAGGAAGATGCGCTGTTTACGTGGGTCAGCGCCAGCCTGCCACGCAACGCGCGCACGATCGGCGCGTGGATCGTCGACAGTTTTGGCATTGAGTACAGCCACGCGGGGCTGATCGCGCTGCTGCATCGGCTGAAGCTTTCGTACCGCAAGCCTGCGATGGTGTCGGGCAAGCTGGACGCGGCCAAGCAAGCGACGTTCATCGCAGACTATGACCGGCTGATGTGCGGCCTTAAGAACGACGAGGCAGTAGCGTTCGTCGACGCCGTTCATCCGACCCATCAGGTCCGTGCGGTGGGCTGCTGGGCACCCACGGGCGAGGCGGTAGCGATCACGCCCAGCAGCGGTCGTGACCGGGTGAATATTCATGGCGCCATCGACCTCGAGACCGGCAAGACCCAGATGCTCGATGTCCTCACCGTCGATGCGCAAAGCACGATCCTGCTGCTCATGGCGATCCTTGCCACCCATCCGTCGCGGCGGTTGATCCACGTCTTCCTCGACAACGCCCGCTACCATCATGCCCGGCTGGCGCAGGAATGGCTGGTCCGAAAAGGCCAGCGGATCAGGCTCCACTTCGTGCCGACCTACAGCCCCCACCTCAATCCGATCGAGCGACTCTGGGGAGTGATGCACTAAAACATCACCCATAACCAAGGCTACGCAACGGCGCGCGAATTTAGGGCAGCGATCCTGGGGTTCCTAACTCAAAACGTGCCGAAACAATGGCACGCCTTCCGCGATCAGGTCACCAACAACTTTCGCGTCATCAATCCCGCAGATTTTCGGATCCTGAGGTAGACGGGGTATAGTATGTAGACGGGGTATAGTATATTGTCAGCGCATTGTTTTTAGGGTACGAGTATCCGCCCGAGGACATATGCTTGCTTATTATGTCGTTTGAAAAACTCGTATCAATCTCAATAAAAAATCTAGTGCTTGAAATAGGAGAGAAAAATTGGAGGGCGAAGCGGAATTCCCGACAGCTAAAGTGACAGTCATTGCTACGTGGCTGATCCACTTGGTTGCGATTGTTGACGAGTTCTATTCGGAGTTTGACACCAATGAAATTCTGCAAGAAGTAGGAATCAATCCTGAGCTTTTGAATGATCCCAATGCGCGTGTTCCTTCGTGGCAGGTGAGCAAGTTTTACGAGATTATTCAGAGAATTACAGGCGATGAAGCGATTGGCTTGAAGCTCGGCGCACGCCTTACACCGGGCTCCATGCACGCATTAGGATATTCACTGTTTGCCAGTCGCACTCTGAATTCTTTCTTCGTAAGATACGAACGGTTTTTCCAATTAATTTCGCAGGCGGGTAATGCCAGCACACAGATCCGTGATAAGCGGTTAGTTTTTTCGTTAACAATACGAGAAAAACTGCCTCCGACGAGGGAGGATGCATTTTTGGCAACTGTTCTGCGATTTGCAAGGATGGTTTATCGGTCAAACTTTTCGCCGATTTTGGTGCGTATGCCCCGACCTAAACCTAAATTCGCATCTGCCGAGTTTGATGATTATTTTTGCTGTCCCATCGAATATGGGTGCGAACGGCTCGAACTGCACGTCTCCGAATCCGATTCTAACCAACGATTGCGAGGGTTCAATCCAGAGTTTGTCCGTGCTCATGATCAGATTGCAACGGAATATATCGCCCGATTTGATGATGAGCAAATCATTCCTCGGATTCAGTCAGCCATTGTAAATATGCTGCCCGATGGTGACGTGTCGATCCGCACAATTGCAAGCGCACTTGGTATGAGCAATCGAAGCCTCCAACGGCAGTTACAGAATGAAGGTTCAACTTTTAACGCGGTGCTTGACGGTATGCGTAAATATCTCGCTATCCGGTATTTGCGTTCCGGACGTCATTCGATCAAGGAAATGTCCTATCTTTTAGGATATAACGACTCCAGCAACTTTTCGCGTGCATTTCGAAGATTGACCGGTCGGTCACCGCACGAGTATCTCGAAAAATCAAAGCTGAAATCCGAATAACAGCAAGTTTCAATCGTCCGATGGTTTTGTTGACGCTATTTTGGCGTGCAATGGCGAGTCAATCGCATGTCAAACGCAGGCTTTCGCTATAATTGTCAGTATTCGGCAGCGCAGTTGAATGCGTCTTTTGCCTTATCATGGACGGGATATGATGACCGATGGCTTATGAAACAATAAAATTTGAAACTCGCGATGCCATTGCCTGCATAACATTGAACCGGCCTAAGGCGATGAATGCGCTTTCGGGGGCAATGGTGGACGAACTTTCCAGTGCGGTTTCCGTCGTTGCAGAAGATGACGGTTTGCGTGTGCTAATCATAACGGGAGCGGGGCGTGCCTTTTGTTGCGGGGCGGATCTGAAAGGCGTTCTTGCCGAAGCCCAGGCAGGCAATGCGAAGGAATTTTTATCCTTTCTTGGTACTATCCAGGAGATATTCCACCAATTGCGGGAACTGCCTAAACCAACAATTGCGGCGCTGAATGGATTCACGCTTGCCGGAGGTCTGGAAATGGCTATTGCCTGCGATATCGTCCTTGCCGCCCGTAGCGCACGATTGGGCGACAGCCATTCCAATTTCGGTGTGCTGCCGGGTGGTGGTGGGGGCACGATCATGCCGCGGCTTATTGGTGAGAAGAAGGCTAATCTGCTGCTTTTTTCAGGTGAAAACTGGCCAGCGGAGGAATTTGAAAACCTTGGCTTCGTCAGCGCCGTCCATGACGATGAGAGCCTGATGGACGAAGCAATGAAGCTCGCCGATAATCTGGCGCAGAAAAGTCCCTTGGTTCTGCATCGCATGAAACAGATGGTGGCGGATGGTCGTCAGCTCAATCCGCGCGATGCGCTGACGCTGGAAACCCGGCTATTAGCAGAGCATTCCAAATCCGCCGATTTTCTAGAGGGCCTGTCTGCCTTTAGCGAGAAACGGGCACCAGAATATACGGGAAAATGATCGCGCCGGTTTTCCGGAAAAAAGATTAGAGGGAACTTTCGACAATGGAAAAGGCATATATAGTCGGTGTGGGCATGACAAAATTCGGCCGACACCCTGACCAAAGCATAAGGCAGTTGCTTGACACGGCCATTAGCACTGCTCTCGGTGATGCGGGCGGCCATAAGTCTGACGTTGAAGCGGTTTATCATTCAAGCTCGACACAAGGTTTCCTGCAAGGGCAAACATTCATTCCCGGGCAGGTGGCGCTGGGCCAGATTGGCCTGTCTGGAATACCTGTCTTCAACATAGAGAATGCTTGCGCGTCGAGCTCGTCTTCCTTCCATCTGGCCGTGCAGGGGGTTGGCTCCGGCATGCACGACATTATTTTGGCCGCCGGTGTTGAGAAAATGAATGTTCCTGACAAGAAAAAAATGTTTGCGGTGTTTGATGGCGCTTGGGACGTGGCCACGGTCGATGAAAATATTGAGCGCCTTGTTAGTCTTGGCAAAGGCATGGAATGCCCCGAAGGGTCCGAATCGGAACGGCCCTATAGTATTTTCATGAAGGTCTATGCGGCCTTTGGGCTCAACCACATGAAGCGTAATGGAACGACGCAGCGGCAGATCGCGGCCATCGCTGCCAAAAACCATGAACATTCGGTGCATAATGAATATTCGCAATATCGTCAGGCCTATTCGATTGAGGAGGTGCTGGCTGCGCCGCCTATTACCTATCCGCTGACCTTGCCAATGTGCGCACCCATTTCCGATGGTGCTGCTGCCGCGGTTATTTGCAATGAAGAGGGGCTGAAGAAGCTGGGCATGGACAAGTCCCGCGCTGTGGAAATCCTAGCTAGCGTATCGATGAGCGGCAATGCCGAAAGGACCGCTGACGAACCGGAAAACCACATGGCCCGGCTGGCGGCGCAAAAAGCCTATCAGATGGCTGGCCGTTCCCCCGATGATATGGATGTCGCCGAAGTCCATGATGCGACTGCTATCGGAGAGTTGATGCATGCGGAGAACCTGATGCTTGCTCCTCTGGGTGAGGCGGGTCCGGCGGCGGAACGCGGCGATTTTACGGTAGGCGGCAGGATACCCATCAACCCGTCGGGTGGATTGGAATCAAAAGGACATCCGATCGGCGCGACGGGCCTTGGACAACTTCACGAACTGGTTACGCAATTGCGCGGAGAGGCGGGCAAACGGCAAGTCGAAAATGCGCGGCACGCCATTCACGAAAATAGCGGCGGCCTGGTCGGTATCGAAGAAGGCGCAGCTGTAATCAATATTTTGGGAAAGGTGGAAGCATAATGAGCAACATTGGTTTCATGTTCAATGAAGATGAACGTCTTGCGATAGACGGTCTGCGGCGTTTTCTGGATGAGCGGCTTGAGCCGGAGTTGAAGGAGCTAGGCGATGTTTTCTATCCCAAGGAAAATATCCGTGAATGGATGATGCAGCTAGGGGAATTTGGCATTGTCAACGCGCCCCAGCCGGAATCGGATGGCGGGCTGGGCCTGTCCTGGCGCCTGCATGTACAGCTGATTGAAGAGCTGGCATATTCCTCCGGCGATTTGGCGATCGTCGCGCTGGTTAATGCCGCTGCCACGTCGATGCTCCTGAGGCTCGCGCCGGATCATATTAAATCACGATATGCCGGCCCGATGCTGCGCGGTGAGATAATAGGTGCGGTTGGCATATCGGAACCAGATATCGGATCGGATGTGTCGGGCGTCAAGACCCGCGCCGTGCGTGATGGCAATGACTGGATTATAAACGGAGAGAAAACCTGGATCACAAATGGAGAATATTCTGACTTTTTCATCTGTACATGCCGCTCGGATGAAAATCAGCTGACGCACATTTTGCTTGATCGGGAAGAGCATCCCTATGAGGTGCGCGGCATTCCCAAAATAGCACTGAACAGCCAGTCAACTTCACAGATATTTCTGAATGATGTGCGGGTGCCGGTCAGCAATACAATCGGCGAAATTGGTAGCGGGTTGAAAAATACACTGACCCTGTTTGAACGGGCGCGCATCCATGTCGCGGCTTGGGGCTATGGCATTGCCAGACGGGCACTGGAAGAATCCATTAAATATGCACAGGATCGCGTCCAGCATGGCAAACAAATTGCCGGACATCAACTGATCGCCGACAAGATTGCGACCATGGCAACCCAGATTGATGCTGCGCGATTGCTTGCGC
This genomic window contains:
- the istA gene encoding IS21 family transposase; protein product: MPGRHINDHQVRLYMKNRQNDTLATSAARAGFSTSTAYRIAGDPRLPSQKKVPRGSRRPDPLVNIFDNEVVPMLEASPGLRAVGIFAELQRRHPDLAPGVRRTLERRIRGWRALHGAECDVIFRQVHEPGRMGLSDFTHMNKLRVTVGGVRLKHMLYHFRLACSGFQHAHVILGGESFVALAEGLQNALWALGGSPANHRSDSLSAAFRNLDKDASTDLTRRYDALCQDYGMEPTRNNRGVAHENGSIESPHGHLKAQVEDALLMRGSRDFDDLAAYRCFIDELVGRNNTRNAKRIDAERPALQPLPLRRSSDFTEKLVRVTTSGGFTLLKVFYTVPSRLIGHRLRVRLYDARLDVFVGATQVMTAARGHAEANGKHGQMVNYHHVIHALRRKPMALMRLVYRDKLFPRAAYRQSFYWLLEQHGEKAACHMMVDLLGLAHDRGCEAELAAVLDEDLAAQRIPDMAVLRKRFAPDPESLPEVFVHLASLSSYEALLSQPTRAAA
- the istB gene encoding IS21-like element helper ATPase IstB, producing the protein MTQSIDSARLTLLLNELRLPTIKVNWPDLARQADKEGWPAARFLATLAEHEVTQRDLRRIERNLNEARLLPGKSIDSFDFTAVPMVSKAHVMALCAGDAWLDKGANLILIGGPGGGKSHLSSAIGFALVEKGYRVLFTRTSDLVQKLQVARRELALEAAIAKLDRVDLLVLDDFAYISKDQAETSVLFELISARYERRSLLITANQPFGDWNRIFPDPAMTLAAVDRIVHHSTIFEMNVDSYRRRAALDRKQHGAGRPPTRATIKGTRVASPTNGTES
- a CDS encoding IS630 family transposase — protein: MVGRQAGLVVLSGEDRFFLEGQVRRHKVPRSLSDRCRMILLCAEGLQSKEVAQRLGVHEHTVGKWRRRFVQDGIEGLTDEYRSGRPRTVSDAQVAQVIERTLNSTPKDATHWSIRTMAAETGLSHTTIRRIWSAFGLQPHRSQTFKLSTDPLFVDKVQDIVGLYLSPPNRAVVLCVDEKSQIQALDREQPVLPMAPGVAERRTHTYIRNGTTSLFAALDIATGAVIGKCYKRHRATEFLDFLKRIDAEIPEGPDIHLVMDNYATHKTPKVKAWLARRPHWHVHFTPTSASWINQVERWFAELTRKQLQRGVHRSTAELEADIVAFIAAHNENPKPYKWVKSADEILAAVKRFCQKTMSRTSDSGD
- a CDS encoding class I adenylate-forming enzyme family protein — its product is MKSKLTPSNTQTLSTGSFNYSRIMQGLVDTFGDREAIVNIERGRRLTFREYHELTNRFAHVLHGPLGLGTGDRYVCLLDNDNLSLFHWGSAAKALATCCHGNFRDSLETHMRQVEITGPKVAFIENSLVETHAELLTQRGIQVVVVDRLEEKRDGILELPSLLAEAPTHNTDVEIDDRTHIVLMRFTGGTTGDSKCAKYTADNIMACSESFLTLPGHDFDPDSRMLHIAPLSHASGMMLQPTLFRGGCTVTMNQPDLERWCEHIEKERITHAFVVPTIAYRLLEMPEAERYDLSTLKTIFYGAAPMSPAKAKKLVAKFGPLFMQVYGSTEHLVATLFLGKAEHVGDTQTEKRLASAGRRNAGVEVTICDDDGNPVLQGEVGELYLRSRGTCQGYEGNPEKTAEEFFQGYWKSGDLGYSDEAGYCYLVDRKKDLIITGGFNVYANEVEAAINSHPCVTMSAVVGIPDEEWGEAVHAEVIRNGVTEVHEQELIDHAKSLIGSVKAPKTVTFVDELPTTTVGKVLRKNVRAKYWEKHTRQIA
- a CDS encoding SDR family NAD(P)-dependent oxidoreductase; the encoded protein is MQLKRKIVVITGGASGLGAATARYFVEHGAKVSLFDLNEEAGQSLCAELGAENAIFHNVDVTNDTQAKEAIEKTAAKFGTIHININAAGIPAPTKILDREGNACDLSKFAKVVNVNLIGLFNVMSKCVAVMVKNPTENDGERGVVINVSSGAAYEGQIGQAGYSASKAGVIGLNLPAARELGAHGIRVNAIAPGLFGTPMIMGLGGKIVSSLIEMVEAPKRLGDMREFAHSCQYIVENAYLNGETIRLDAATRLRAR
- a CDS encoding IS630 family transposase; translated protein: MIRSGFLSKAERLELRALARDGLSEARAARRANAIILLDKGWSCQEVAEALLIDDDTARSWHRLYDEHGLTGLVVFDVGGSHSRLSAEQEDALFTWVSASLPRNARTIGAWIVDSFGIEYSHAGLIALLHRLKLSYRKPAMVSGKLDAAKQATFIADYDRLMCGLKNDEAVAFVDAVHPTHQVRAVGCWAPTGEAVAITPSSGRDRVNIHGAIDLETGKTQMLDVLTVDAQSTILLLMAILATHPSRRLIHVFLDNARYHHARLAQEWLVRKGQRIRLHFVPTYSPHLNPIERLWGVMH
- a CDS encoding AraC family transcriptional regulator; protein product: MEGEAEFPTAKVTVIATWLIHLVAIVDEFYSEFDTNEILQEVGINPELLNDPNARVPSWQVSKFYEIIQRITGDEAIGLKLGARLTPGSMHALGYSLFASRTLNSFFVRYERFFQLISQAGNASTQIRDKRLVFSLTIREKLPPTREDAFLATVLRFARMVYRSNFSPILVRMPRPKPKFASAEFDDYFCCPIEYGCERLELHVSESDSNQRLRGFNPEFVRAHDQIATEYIARFDDEQIIPRIQSAIVNMLPDGDVSIRTIASALGMSNRSLQRQLQNEGSTFNAVLDGMRKYLAIRYLRSGRHSIKEMSYLLGYNDSSNFSRAFRRLTGRSPHEYLEKSKLKSE
- a CDS encoding enoyl-CoA hydratase/isomerase family protein, which produces MAYETIKFETRDAIACITLNRPKAMNALSGAMVDELSSAVSVVAEDDGLRVLIITGAGRAFCCGADLKGVLAEAQAGNAKEFLSFLGTIQEIFHQLRELPKPTIAALNGFTLAGGLEMAIACDIVLAARSARLGDSHSNFGVLPGGGGGTIMPRLIGEKKANLLLFSGENWPAEEFENLGFVSAVHDDESLMDEAMKLADNLAQKSPLVLHRMKQMVADGRQLNPRDALTLETRLLAEHSKSADFLEGLSAFSEKRAPEYTGK
- a CDS encoding thiolase family protein — protein: MEKAYIVGVGMTKFGRHPDQSIRQLLDTAISTALGDAGGHKSDVEAVYHSSSTQGFLQGQTFIPGQVALGQIGLSGIPVFNIENACASSSSSFHLAVQGVGSGMHDIILAAGVEKMNVPDKKKMFAVFDGAWDVATVDENIERLVSLGKGMECPEGSESERPYSIFMKVYAAFGLNHMKRNGTTQRQIAAIAAKNHEHSVHNEYSQYRQAYSIEEVLAAPPITYPLTLPMCAPISDGAAAAVICNEEGLKKLGMDKSRAVEILASVSMSGNAERTADEPENHMARLAAQKAYQMAGRSPDDMDVAEVHDATAIGELMHAENLMLAPLGEAGPAAERGDFTVGGRIPINPSGGLESKGHPIGATGLGQLHELVTQLRGEAGKRQVENARHAIHENSGGLVGIEEGAAVINILGKVEA